Proteins from a genomic interval of Chanos chanos chromosome 3, fChaCha1.1, whole genome shotgun sequence:
- the ada gene encoding adenosine deaminase, which yields MAEELAFNKPKVELHVHLDGAIRVETIVDVAERRGMTLPVATVEEMRDLCSLKNPSTLTEFLSKFNHYMPFIAGDREAIKRIAYEFVEDKAKEGVIYVEARYSPHLLANRDVEPIPWEQKEGDLTPDEVVNLVNQGLNEGEKAFKTKARSILCCMRHMPKWSMDVIELCKKYRNDGVVAIDLAGDELMDTKAYPEHKQAYEEAVKSGVHRTVHAGEVGPPSVVKEAVEVLKAERIGHGYHTTDDQALYRRLLEENMHFETCPISSRMTGACDPDFTKHPLIRFREDKANYSLNTDDPLVLNSNLHKDYEVAKKFMGFTEEEFQRVNINAAKSCFLPEKEKRELVHQLCEAYGMVEHTCF from the exons GTCGAGCTACATGTGCACCTTGACGGCGCAATACGAGTGGAGACCATTGTGGATGTGGCAGA GAGACGGGGAATGACCCTGCCCGTGGCGACAGTGGAAGAGATGAGAGACCTCTGCTCGTTAAAGAATCCTTCCACGCTCACAGAATTCCTCAGCAAATTCAACCATTACATGCCTTTCATTGC GGGGGACAGAGAAGCCATTAAGCGAATAGCATATGAGTTTGTGGAGGACAAAGCCAAAGAAGGAGTGATTTATGTGGAAGCAAGATACAGCCCCCATCTTCTGGCCAACCGTGACGTGGAACCCATACCATGGGAgcagaaaga agGTGACCTGACACCAGACGAAGTGGTGAATTTGGTCAATCAGGGCCTGAACGAGGGGGAGAAGGCCTTCAAAACCAAAGCCAGGTCCATTCTGTGCTGCATGCGTCACATGCCAA AGTGGTCTATGGATGTGATAGAGTTGTGTAAGAAGTACCGTAATGATGGAGTTGTGGCCATTGATCTAGCAGGAGACGAGCTAATGGACACTAAAGCTTACCCTGAACACAAACAAGCCTATGAG GAGGCAGTTAAGAGTGGGGTTCACAGGACAGTGCATGCAGGAGAAGTGGGTCCACCATCAGTGGTGAAAGAG GCGGTAGAGGTTTTGAAAGCGGAGCGCATAGGCCATGGCTACCACACCACTGACGACCAAGCGCTGTACAGACGTTTACTGGAGGAGAACATGCATTTTGAG ACATGTCCGATCTCCAGCAGAATGACGGGTGCTTGTGATCCAGATTTCACAAAACATCCACTTATCAG GTTCAGGGAAGACAAGGCCAACTACTCTCTGAACACAGACGACCCTTTGGTTCTGAACTCCAACCTGCACAAAGATTACGAAGTTGCAAAGAAGTTCATGGGCTTCACTGAGGAAGAATTCCAGAGAGTG AACATAAATGCAGCCAAGTCTTGCTTTTTACCcgagaaggagaagagggagcTGGTGCATCAGCTGTGTGAGGCTTATGGGATGGTGGAACACACATGTTTCTGA